A single window of Dermacentor albipictus isolate Rhodes 1998 colony chromosome 1, USDA_Dalb.pri_finalv2, whole genome shotgun sequence DNA harbors:
- the Rpp25 gene encoding ribonuclease P protein subunit p25-like protein isoform X1 has protein sequence MENYTKGESTEESVGPPPFKDLRDDFVHMKVQPNSKLRNLLEYAKKTFQDEEKRQMVFTGSGHALAKTITCVEIMKRKHKEVHQVNKVLYKKVEDCWEPKSPEFDRLKIVREIPTIHILLSKDPVDATQLGYQAPGCTDGSWSTEQKPSKARKRQFPKKTPRRQKAQQAATQ, from the exons A TGGAGAACTATACGAAAGGAGAATCGACCGAAGAAAGCGTTGGCCCGCCGCCTTTTAAAGATCTTCGAGACGATTTTGTCCACATGAAAGTTCAGCCCAACAGCAAGCTCAGAAACCTGCTAGAGTATGCTAAGAAAACGTTCCAG GACGAAGAAAAAAGGCAAATGGTGTTCACTGGCTCAGGCCACGCTCTAGCAAAAACCATCACGTGCGTTGAGATAATGAAGCGAAAGCACAAG GAGGTCCATCAAGTGAACAAGGTCCTGTACAAAAA AGTCGAAGACTGCTGGGAACCCAAGTCACCAGAATTCGACAGGTTGAAAATTGTCAGAGAAATACCTACCATTCACATACTACTGAGTAAGGACCCAGTTGATGCGACGCAGCTAGG GTACCAGGCGCCCGGCTGCACTGATGGCAGCTGGTCTACAGAACAGAAGCCATCCAAGGCCAGGAAGAGGCAGTTTCCAAAGAAGACACCTCGCAGGCAGAAGGCACAGCAGGCTGCCACACAATAA
- the Rpp25 gene encoding ribonuclease P protein subunit p25-like protein isoform X2, which yields MKVQPNSKLRNLLEYAKKTFQDEEKRQMVFTGSGHALAKTITCVEIMKRKHKEVHQVNKVLYKKVEDCWEPKSPEFDRLKIVREIPTIHILLSKDPVDATQLGYQAPGCTDGSWSTEQKPSKARKRQFPKKTPRRQKAQQAATQ from the exons ATGAAAGTTCAGCCCAACAGCAAGCTCAGAAACCTGCTAGAGTATGCTAAGAAAACGTTCCAG GACGAAGAAAAAAGGCAAATGGTGTTCACTGGCTCAGGCCACGCTCTAGCAAAAACCATCACGTGCGTTGAGATAATGAAGCGAAAGCACAAG GAGGTCCATCAAGTGAACAAGGTCCTGTACAAAAA AGTCGAAGACTGCTGGGAACCCAAGTCACCAGAATTCGACAGGTTGAAAATTGTCAGAGAAATACCTACCATTCACATACTACTGAGTAAGGACCCAGTTGATGCGACGCAGCTAGG GTACCAGGCGCCCGGCTGCACTGATGGCAGCTGGTCTACAGAACAGAAGCCATCCAAGGCCAGGAAGAGGCAGTTTCCAAAGAAGACACCTCGCAGGCAGAAGGCACAGCAGGCTGCCACACAATAA
- the LOC135897396 gene encoding piggyBac transposable element-derived protein 4-like — protein sequence MASSGGDTCIAGPSSRKRRFSSSSSSSDDGDSDTDVYIVSGSEDDSDDVVLSSSSDEEDDCSEANFASARQWMKIDVTNIPTRPPRFPFLAVPGKTFTISSPGDLLEYIQRFLDDELISMVVEETNRNAAEKVKGCGPCEHSRVKKWVPVTEEEMWVFLGLLLLQGIVQKPRQDWYWSRNKLLFTPIFGEVMSGNRFQLLMRMLHFADNSSISDLSSHPQPKLHKIWPFLVRLLKNYRSAYVPERDISIDESLMLYKGRLGWVQYIPLKRARFGLKFFMLCEASSGYVWDVIIYTGKGTNLGTPANVDPTSPMGTKVVMKLLEPLLGKGYCLTVDNFYTSPELVDLLLLNRTDVYGTVRANRKDMPPEFRTQKLKKGEIQAYQRGKCVALQWRDKKVVTVLSTVHSANMETFKDSKGRDVTKPSIVRDYNHTMGGVDKSDQMLANYPVPRKRQKIYYKKIFRHLLDELTFNSFVLYQKEGGKMNHLDFRLALIEAIFNRYLDPARKIKRGRPSGVLDPIRLQERHFPAYIPPTENKATPTRKCFICCKKQGDKGRKIRKETRFWCKSCNKPLCVIPCFEIYHTVPMLPR from the coding sequence ATGGCATCCAGTGGAGGCGACACGTGTATTGCTGGCCCGTCTTCTCGGAAACGGCGCttttcttcgtcgtcatcttcgtcagacGATGGTGATTCAGACACTGATGTGTACATTGTTTCAGGGAGCGAGGATGACAGTGATGATGTTGTACTCAGCAGCTCTTCTGATGAAGAAGATGATTGCTCGGAAGCGAACTTTGCGAGCGCGCGTCAGTGGATGAAGATCGACGTCACGAACATTCCTACACGACCTCCTCGGTTTCCTTTTCTGGCAGTTCCCGGTAAGACGTTCACTATAAGCTCGCCTGGTGACTTGCTTGAATATATTCAGCGTTTCCTCGATGATGAACTCATTTCAATGGTGGTCGAAGAAACTAACCGCAATGCTGCTGAGAAGGTGAAGGGCTGCGGTCCGTGTGAGCATAGCCGCGTCAAAAAATGGGTGCCGGTGACTGAGGAGGAGATGTGGGTGTTTCTTGGTCTCTTGCTGTTGCAAGGAATTGTGCAGAAGCCACGACAGGATTGGTATTGGTCCAGGAACAAGCTCTTATTCACACCTATTTTCGGAGAGGTGATGAGTGGCAACCGGTTTCAGCTCCTGATGCGGATGCTGCACTTTGCTGATAATTCCAGTATCAGCGACCTTAGCAGTCACCCGCAGCCGAAGCTGCACAAGATATGGCCGTTTCTGGTTCGGTTGTTGAAGAACTATCGCTCAGCCTACGTACCGGAGCGAGACATATCCATTGATGAAAGCCTTATGCTCTACAAAGGAAGGCTTGGCTGGGTACAGTACATTCCCCTCAAGAGAGCCAGATTTGGCCTGAAATTTTTCATGCTTTGTGAGGCGTCATCGGGGTACGTGTGGGATGTTATCATCTACACAGGAAAAGGCACCAACCTCGGCACACCAGCAAATGTCGACCCTACGTCTCCAATGGGAACGAAAGTGGTGATGAAGCTTCTGGAGCCCTTGCTAGGCAAAGGCTACTGCCTGACCGTAGATAATTTTTATACGTCACCAGAGCTCGTCGACCTCCTCCTCCTGAACCGCACAGATGTCTATGGCACAGTCAGAGCAAATAGAAAAGACATGCCTCCCGAATTCCGCACACAGAAGCTGAAAAAGGGAGAGATCCAAGCTTACCAGCGCGGTAAGTGTGTCGCCCTCCAATGGCGCGACAAAAAAGTAGTGACTGTCCTGAGCACTGTGCACAGCGCAAACATGGAGACGTTCAAAGACTCGAAAGGGAGGGACGTGACAAAGCCAAGCATCGTGCGGGACTACAACCACACAATGGGCGGTGTCGACAAGTCAGACCAGATGCTGGCGAACTACCCTGTCCCCAGAAAACGGCAGAAAATATATTACAAGAAGATTTTTCGCCACTTGCTTGATGAGTTGACATTTAACTCCTTTGTTTTGTATCAAAAGGAAGGAGGGAAGATGAACCACCTCGACTTCCGCCTCGCCCTTATTGAAGCAATCTTCAATAGGTACCTCGACCCCGCGCGAAAGATAAAGCGTGGCCGGCCTTCTGGCGTACTTGATCCCATACGACTTCAAGAGAGGCACTTTCCAGCTTACATCCCTCCAACCGAAAACAAGGCAACTCCAACCAGGAAATGCTTCATTTGCTGCAAAAAGCAAGGAGACAAAGGCCGGAAAATTAGGAAGGAAACACGATTTTGGTGCAAGAGCTGCAACAAACCGCTATGCGTGATCCCTTGTTTTGAGATTTACCACACCGTCCCAATGCTTCCTCGGTGA